From a single Rosa rugosa chromosome 7, drRosRugo1.1, whole genome shotgun sequence genomic region:
- the LOC133722477 gene encoding probable rhamnogalacturonate lyase B, which produces MAMADNRQRYMPLPDDRLPPRGQPLAYPEAVLLVNPIEPDLKGEVDDKYQYSCDNKDSRVHGWICADPPVGLWQITPSNEFRSGGPVKQNLTSHVGPTTLAVFLSAHYSGDDLVPKFAAGEYWKKVFGPVFMYVNSEYAGNDPLISLWEDAKIQMMIEVQSWPYSFPASEDFPKSDQRGDVSGRLLIRDGYISDDYISANGAYVGLAPPGDVGSWQRECKDYQFWTTTDEDGYFSINDIRTGDYMHG; this is translated from the exons ATGGCCATGGCAGATAACAGGCAAAGATACATGCCGTTGCCTGATGACCGTTTACCACCCAGAGGCCAACCCCTGGCATATCCCGAGGCAGTTCTACTCGTCAATCCTATCGAGCCTGATCTTAAAGGAGAA GTGGATGACAAGTACCAATACTCATGTGACAACAAGGATAGCCGGGTACATGGGTGGATATGCGCTGATCCGCCGGTGGGATTGTGGCAAATTACACCCAGCAACGAGTTCCGATCTGGTGGACCTGTGAAGCAAAACCTTACCTCTCATGTTGGCCCTACCACCCTTGCG GTGTTTCTAAGCGCTCATTATTCCGGAGACGATCTGGTGCCAAAATTTGCAGCTGGTGAATATTGGAAGAAAGTTTTCGGCCCTGTTTTTATGTATGTCAATTCGGAATATGCAGGAAATGACCCGTTGATTTCACTATGGGAGGATGCTAAAATACAa ATGATGATTGAAGTCCAAAGCTGGCCATACAGCTTCCCAGCGTCTGAAGATTTTCCCAAGTCGGACCAACGTGGTGACGTTAGTGGTAGACTACTTATCCGAGACGG ATATATTAGCGATGATTATATATCAGCCAATGGTGCATATGTCGGGTTAGCCCCGCCAGGAGACGTTGGGTCATGGCAAAGAGAGTGCAAG GACTATCAATTTTGGACAACAACAGACGAGGATGGCTACTTTTCTATCAATGACATACGGACTGGTGATTATATGCATGGGTAG